From the Leptospira sp. WS60.C2 genome, one window contains:
- a CDS encoding MBOAT family protein has translation MLFNSIDYFFFFIACYILYWISPSRFRKYILIIFSLIFYGYWSGSFLIHFVLFIILTHLCVLGILKTKKRIFLVLGVSLNLLNLCFFKYILTYLKYLTLEGEVSIPFFQSLSELVLPLAISFYTFQMIAYLVDAWRGKFHESPFINFLLFILFFPQLIAGPIMRHDDFYDQIDHAKLNLDFVQRGILHIISGLVKKVLIADQLAKLINPVFATPSEYDGLSIFLSTVAFSFQVYGDFSGYTDLARGSAFLLGYEIPENFRSPFLSVSFTELWSRWHYTLSTWIRDYLYIPLGGNRVSELRYNINTIIVMSLSGLWHGNTYTFFFWGFFHGIFLAIERFAFGKPNRSSMSTMKKIFAIIWIFSIFCILSTFFRIDTLEKIANFWSSSFNLKGKIIYKPDFWGLIIGSYLIQIIEYKNYFQDYFKPYINWLIPLFSVILFFALVKIEVATETFIYFQF, from the coding sequence ATGCTCTTCAATTCGATTGATTATTTCTTCTTTTTCATCGCATGTTATATTCTCTATTGGATTTCACCTTCTCGATTTCGAAAGTACATACTCATCATCTTTTCCTTAATTTTTTATGGATACTGGAGCGGTTCTTTTTTAATACACTTTGTACTTTTTATTATTCTCACACATCTATGTGTGCTCGGAATCTTAAAAACAAAGAAGAGAATCTTTCTTGTACTTGGAGTATCACTTAATCTACTCAACCTTTGTTTTTTCAAATATATACTCACATACCTTAAATATCTCACCTTAGAAGGAGAAGTATCAATTCCCTTCTTCCAGTCCTTATCTGAGTTAGTATTACCGCTTGCAATTAGTTTCTATACGTTTCAGATGATTGCCTATTTGGTAGATGCATGGCGAGGGAAATTTCATGAATCTCCTTTTATCAATTTCCTACTCTTCATTTTATTTTTTCCTCAACTCATCGCTGGTCCCATCATGCGCCATGATGATTTTTATGATCAAATTGATCATGCTAAGTTAAACTTAGATTTTGTCCAAAGAGGAATCCTTCATATCATTTCAGGATTGGTAAAAAAGGTATTGATTGCTGATCAACTTGCGAAACTGATCAACCCAGTTTTTGCAACTCCATCTGAGTATGACGGTCTTTCCATCTTCTTATCCACTGTTGCCTTCTCATTTCAAGTCTATGGAGATTTTTCAGGTTATACAGATTTGGCGAGAGGTTCCGCATTTCTTTTAGGGTATGAAATTCCAGAAAACTTCCGATCTCCATTTTTGTCTGTTAGTTTTACGGAATTGTGGAGTCGTTGGCATTATACCCTATCCACTTGGATCAGAGACTATTTATACATTCCACTTGGTGGAAATCGCGTATCAGAACTTAGATACAATATCAATACCATCATCGTAATGTCTCTCTCTGGCTTATGGCATGGGAATACTTACACTTTTTTCTTTTGGGGATTTTTCCACGGAATATTTTTAGCAATCGAACGATTTGCATTCGGAAAACCGAATCGAAGTTCCATGTCTACAATGAAAAAAATCTTTGCGATCATTTGGATTTTTTCAATTTTTTGTATCCTATCTACTTTTTTCAGAATAGATACACTCGAAAAAATTGCTAATTTTTGGTCCTCTAGCTTTAACCTAAAAGGCAAAATCATTTATAAACCAGATTTCTGGGGTTTGATCATCGGTAGCTACCTGATTCAAATCATTGAATATAAAAACTATTTCCAAGATTATTTTAAGCCATACATAAATTGGTTAATTCCATTATTTAGTGTTATCTTGTTTTTCGCGTTAGTAAAAATCGAAGTAGCAACTGAAACGTTTATTTATTTCCAATTTTGA